The Candidatus Rokuibacteriota bacterium genome contains the following window.
GAGCGCTTCCTGCCCGCCGGCCGCCTCGGCGGCATCGAAACCCCGCTTGCGGAGGAAGCCCGCCACGAGCTCGCGCTGGGCGGGCTCGTCGTCCACCACGAGGATCCGGAAGGGCTCAGTCACCCCTCGGCCCTCCGGTCGGGAGGGTGATGGTGAAGCGGCTGCCAGAGCCTGGCTCGCTGGCCGCCTCGATGCGGCCGCCATGGGCCTCGACGATCCGGCGGGCGATGGCGAGTCCCAGCCCGAGCCCCCGCGCCTTGCTCGTCACGTAGGGCTCGAAGATGCGCGGCAGGAGGTCAGCGGGAATGCCGGCACCCGTGTCGCTCACCGTGAGGGTGACTGCTCCGGCCGCGGACGTCGCGCCCAGGGTGAGGGTGCCGCCCCCGGGCATCGCCTGTAGCGCGTTGAGCGCCACATTGAGGAGGACCTGGGTGAGCCGCCCGCCGTCGGCCCGGGCCGGCGGGAGCCCGCCCTGGATCGAGAGCACTGTCTTCACCCCGGAGCGCGCCGCCTCGCCCTCGATCAGCGCGGCCACGGAGCGGAGCAGCTCGTGGAAATCCGTCGGCGCCAGGGCGAGCGACAGGGGACGGGCCAGGGAAAGGAACTCCTCCACGATCCCGTCGAGCCGCGCCACCTCGCCCCGCATGAGGCCCACCAGGCGGCCGTACTCCTGCACCTCGGCGGGCTGGAACTCGGCGCCGAGCCGCTGGAGCCCCATGGAGATGGCGTTCAGCGGGTTCCTCACCTCGTGGGCGACCGCAGCCGCCAGATCGCCGAGCCTGGCCAGGCGCTCAGTCCTGGCCATGGCCTCCTCGAGCTCGCTTACCTCGCGAAGGTGCCGGTGCTGGGTGTAGAAGATCAGCGCGAGCCCGACCGTCCCCAGGGCGAGCACGGCCAGGCCCAGCAGGAGGCCGGCGTCACGGTCCCGGCGCCACGCCTGGGCCATCGGCGCCGTGGAGAGCCGGATGCGGAGCAGCCCGGACGGAGCCGCCGCCGGGGCCACTGGGTGCAGCACCTCGAGGAGCCTCGCCCCTCCGTCGTCCTGGACGAGGCGTGCTGTGGCGTGACTGGATCCGAGAGCCGCGCGCATCGCCGGATCGTCCTCACGCTGCCCCACTCGCCCCGGCTCCGAGGCGGCGACCACGGTGAGCGCTCCATCGAGCAGCGCGATCGAGGCGACGCCGGAGCGCCGCGCCAGCTCCTCGATCTGCGCCTCGACCCCGATCTCCTTCCTGAAGTCGAGGACGAAGTCGGCATCGGCATGGACGGCGATGATGCCGGGAAAGGCGCGGGCGCCGACAGCGACGCCGAAGAGGCTCCCCTCCCAGAACGTCCGGTCCTGCACGGCGGGTGGCGCGGGGTGGGCGGCGTCCTCGTGCACGCCCCAGCGGCGCCCCCACATGTACATGCCCATGGGCGGATGCTCGGCCTGGCCGCCTGCCCCCGGGGCGGGGGACATCATCATCCCGTGCATCATGCCTCCCATTCCCGGCGGCGCACCCATGGGGGGGCGCAAGCCGGCCAGCGGATAGGGAGCGCCGCTCCGGTCCAGGAGATCCACCCGCCGGAGCCGGTTCATGGCGGCGATGCGCCGGAGGTCGGCGGGGTCGAAGCGCGGGGAAAGGAGAAGGTGGTCGATGAGACGGGCATTGTCGAGCAGGCGCTGGGCGATCATCTCCTCCATGAGGGCATTGCCCCGGATCGCGGCGCGGCTGGAGGCCTCCAGCGTCGCGGCCAGCGCGAATCCCTTCTCCTCGAGCTGGGCGAGGAGCTCGTGCTGGGTGCGGCGGGCGGCCCAGGCGGTGTGAAGCGCCAGGAGGACGAGCAGGAGCGCGAAGGATGCCAGGAAGTAGCGGGAGAGGGCGGCGGAGCGCTTCATGGAGCTCTCACGGCGGGATTCTAGCACCCAGCCGGCGCCCGTTCTGTTCCGCGGCCTGCCCGGTGGGCGCCGGGGTGGGGCTCGCTCCTCGACCACGACGGGACAGCAAGGGTCGCGGAGGAACCGCCAGCGTGGCTCCCGCCGGGCAGGCGTGGGGGCCCGTGCTCAGCGCGTCGCTGAGCCCGGGAAGGGCATCACGTTGCCCCACGGATTGACGTGAAGCGTCCGCGTCTCGCCCTTGGGGCCCTTCAGCTCCACCTGGTAGGCCAGCATTCCCCTGCCGCCGAAGGGCAGCACCTTCTCCACGGTGAAGCCAGGGAGATGCTCCTGCGCATACGCCTCGACCAGGGCCTTCGCCTCCTCCTGGGTGACCCGTGCGGGCGCCTGTGTCTGGGCCGCCGCCATGCCGGGGCACATCCCCGGCGCCGCGGCGCCGCCCATGGCGCCTGGCCCCATCATGCCCGGGCCCATCATGGAGCCGGGCCCCATGCCCATGCGTCCGGGCCCCATGTAGGCCAGCGCCGCGCCGGCCACGACCAGCACCGAGGCTGCCACCACTGCCGTGCTCAGAATCCGTCTCATGTTCTCTCTCCTCCTCTCGGGGTGTGTTCCGACACCTGGCAGGAGCATGGCGCGTGCCAGGGGGAGGCCTCAGGTGAAGTCGCGGGAAGTCAGCGACTTCCGCAGGGACCGGGCTGGCGGGTTCAGCCGGTTCGTCGAGAACGTCGAGAAGGCTCGACGACTCCGTCGAACGGACACAGGCGCCAGCGCGCCTGAGGTGCCGCATCCGTGTCAGGGCTTCTGGCGCAGGGCCTGCCTCGCCTCGCGGTACCACTGGCCGTGCGGCTCGAGGCGAAGGTACTCGCGCAGGTGCCTTCTGGCCCTGTCCCGCTCGCCGCGCTGCTGGTAGATCCGCGCCAGGCCCCAGTGTGCGCCACCGAGGCGCGGGTTCGCCGCCAGCGCGCGCTCTTCGAGCCGGAGGGCATCGTTCCCCTCGCCGAGCTCGAGCCGGCTGAGGCCAAGATACATCATGGCCTGGGCGCTCCCCGGGTCGAGCTGGAGCGCCGCCGCGAACTCCGCGGCGGCGGGCGCGTGGGCGCCCGCGAAATAGAGCGCCTCGCCCCGGCCGACATGCTCGCGGGCGCGCGCCCGCTGGAGCACCGACGGGTAGGCCGCCTCGATCTCGCGTGCCCGGTCGGGACGGGCGGTCCTTCGATAGGCCTCGACCAGGGCGGGGTAGGCCTGCAGGAACAGCTCGTCCCGCGCGCGGGCCCGCTCGAGGTAGCGGATCGCCTCCCCGTCGTGTCCGAGCTTGCTCCAGGCCAGGCCGAGGTTGTAGAGGACGCTCGGATCGTCGTCGAAGCGCAGCAGCTCCATGCTCTGCTCGATGGCGCGGCGCAGGTCCCCGCGCCGGGCATACGCGAACGCCAGCTCGCGATGGGCGACAGGACGCTCCCGGATGCTCCGGAGGACGTCGATGGCCCTGTCGTGGGACCCCAGGGTGTTGTAGAGCGCGCCCAGGAAGATGCGTCCGGTCAGCGATCCCGTCTCGACGATGTTGCGCCTCAGCTCGGCCTCGAGGGTCTGGGAGGCGAGCCCCTTGGCCAGCCGATGGTCGAGCTGGCGGACGCCATTGGCGGGCTTCACCTGCCGGTACTCGTCGCGCTCGACGACCCCGCGGAAGGGCCCGTCGCGTCGGAGGTAGACGAGCGCCAGGTCGTCCCAGTACACGAGTGCCCAGCCCGGATGGGCGAGACCGAGATCGACGTCCTGCACGACCGCGCCGTGAGACAGCTCCACCGCGGGATAGTCGAGGAGGATGATCTCGAAGCCGAGTCGCTCGCGCAGCCTGTCGAGGCTGCCGGGTCTCTCCCGGGCGAGGATCGCCTCCTCGAGCATCGCGGCGGGCCGACGCCACCGGCCGTCCACGAACGGCGCGCGCCGGGGCAAGTCCCTCCAGGCGATGTAGCCGCCCCAGTGGGGTGTGTTGAGGACGCGCCCGGTGACCCCCGCCCGGTCGAGATAGCGGAGCGCGCCTTCCGGGACCAGGGCGGTGTCGAATCCGATGCCGGGTCTCCACGGCCCTGCCAGCGGCTGGACGCCGGCCAGCGCCAGGCCCGTGAAGGCCGTGACGGCGAGCACACCCACGGTGCCCAGGGCGACGGCGAGCTTGCGCGCCGCACCGGCCGGGACGATCCGCGCGAGCGCCCAGCGCATATGCCGCGCCAGGATCGGTGCCCCCACGATCACCGACAGGAACATGAAACGGCGCGCCGAGAGGCCGAGGGAAAGGATCGGCACCGCGAGCGCGAGGGAGGTGAGCGATACACGCGGTGCGGCGAGGAGAAACGAGGCGCCGACGAGCGCGGCGATCACGAACGGGGCCGGGTCGCCGATCAGGGTCAGCGGTTGCAGCTCCTCGATGTCCGCGAAGAGCCAGGAGGACGCCCCCAGCCTGAACGGGGCGAGCAACGCCCCCGGCCCGTACGGGTTCGCCAGCGTGGCCACCAGCGAGGCCACGAAGGTCAGGGCGATGCCCCTGAGCTGCCGAGCGGTCGGGGTCCCCGGAAGCGTGGCGCCGTACCATCGCTGGATGGCGCGCTGTGCCCCTCCACCGACGAGGAAGGCCGCGAAGGGCGCCAGCCCGACCACCACGCTCGGGTGCATGTTCGCCCACAGCGCGTACAGGACGGGGATTCCCCAGAGCAGGCGACGGCCGGTGCTCACGTAGGCGTTGAGCGCGTACACCGTGACGCCCAGGAAGAGCATCAGGGCGATGTCGGGCCGCTCCACGAAGCGGTACCGCGCGACGGGAACACACGCCGCCAGCGCGATGCCCGCCACCACGGCGCCAAGGGCGCGGTGGGACGGCGCGTCGGGTGGCAGCAGCGCATCGCGGTAGAGGACGTAGAAGGTCGCGGCGAGGCCGACCGCCTTGAGGAGGATGACGCCCGCGAGGCCCGCCGCGGCGTGGGCCAGGTACAGGATGACGTCGAACAGCCACTCGTCGTTGTAGTAGGGGGCCGGCCCGTCCGGGAAATTCAGCGGCTCGCTCTTCGGGAAGCCGCGCTCGGCGGCGATGCTGCGCCCCAGGGCGAGGTGGGTCCACGCGTCGGTGTCGTAGACCTCGACCACCGCCAGAGCCAGCACCATGGTCGCGAGGAGCGCACCCACGCTCAGGCGCGCCGCGCGGTCGGTCATGCGCCTAGGCTTCGCCGGCCCCGTCCACCCGGGCCGACAGTAGAGCCACCTCCTGCGACAGGTTCTGCACCTGGGTGGTCAGCTTCGAGATGATCAGCGAGTAGTGGACGGCGATCATCAGCAGGAAGAGCGTCGAGAAGATCAGGAGCGTCGTGAGCGGGGCCACCGCTCCGATCATCCGCGTGATCCCGGCCAGCAGCCGGGGCCAGGCCACGAGCAGGATCATCGCCACGCCCGTCAGGAGCCAGAGCCATGCGTACTCCTCGCGCAGGCGCCGGCGCCGGATCAGCTCGAGGATCAGGACGAAGACGACGACGGACGTGAGGATGGAGAATACGGTCTGGTGCAGGGTCATCGGGACGTACATCTCACACCGCCTTTCGCGGGAGGGCCTCGCGCCGGGGCGGGCTCAGCAGCAGCGAGAGCAGCATCTTCATTGGCATTGCCGGCAGTGGCGCCGTCACGACCGGGCCGGCCCGCCCAGGTACGAGACGAGTGTCCTGGCGCGGTGGCGGTAGGTGTGCTCCTCCAGCACGCGCCGGCGGGCCGCCTCGCCGATGGCGCGACGGCGCCCGGGATCCGCGAGAAGGGCCCGGTACAACCCGGCGGCGGGCTCGTCCTCCGGGGCCACGACGACCTCGCGATCCGGCTCCAGCCACTCCTCGATCCCCGCGGTGGGGTTCGAGACGACGCAGCAGGCCATGGCGGCCAGCTCGAAGAGCCGCATGCACGACGAGGCCGCGAAGGTGGCATGCGGTCGGCGGACGATGTTCAGGTTGAGCCGGGACCGGCCGGCCCAGTGGCGGAGCCGGCTCGTGGGGACGGGGCCGATGCGCTCGGCCCGCCCGAGGTCTGCCACGAGGCGCGCGCCACCGACGACGAAACGCGCCGGCAGGTCCCGCGATGGCTGGGCCACCATGTGGCGGATGGCGCCCTCGCGCTGCTCCGCGCCGAAGCCGTAGAAGAAGACGTCGACGTCCTCGGCGACCGCGGCGGGAAAGAAGAGGTCGGCATCGGCCGCGAAGTGGAGCGTGTGCGCCTGCCGCGCGCCCATGCGGAGCATCTCGGCCCCGGCGGCGCGCGAGTTGGTGATGACGGCGTCGTACTCGGAGAGGTCCGCGAGGTCGTACCCGCGCACCCCCGAGGCATAGCCGCCGAAGGCCGGCAGGCTCATGGGCATGTCGCCGTCGAGGTAGAAGACCGGGACGGAGAACCGCCGGCGGAGCAGGGCGGGAAGCCCGGTGAAGTGGTTCGCCGGCACGTTTACGACCAGGACGGCGTCGACGTCTCGCTCGGCCTCGAGCACGCGCGTGAGGTGACGCTGCCAGCGGGGCAGGACCCAGCCCCGTACCAGCGCTCTCACGAGAGCAGAGGCTCTCGCCCCGGGCCGCGCTCGCCGGAGCCGGGCCTGCGCGGCCGCGAGCGCGACGAAGGCGCGAGCCTCGTGGCGGCACGGGTTCGGGTACGCGCGCCACCAGGGGCTCTCGACCGGCTCACCGGCGTAGGGGGTGGCGACGACCTCGGCGCCCACCTCGTAGAGGCCCTTGAAGAGCTGCCACCAGGCCGATGTCGCGCCGACGGCGAGCCTGAGGTCGAGCGCCGACACGACGGCGAGGATCTTCATCCGGACGATTGCGGCTCGGGTACCGGGTCCGTGGCCCGCATGGCGCGCTCATTGTAGCAGCGGCCCGAGGCGGCGGCTCGAGCGCCAGTCGCAGGCGGGCCCGTGGCGGCATCGCCCCACCGTTTCTCGTGAAGGTCCTCACATACGGCTTGGTCACCAATCGTAACGTGCCGGGAACAAGGCGATCTTGGGTGGCACCGCCCTTGCTAGCGTTCCAGCTACGGGGAGGGTTGCCTTGGACCGGACGCGATGTTGGCGCGCCTGCTGATCGGCTTCCTCGCCGTCATCGTCGCCAGCACAGTCCTGCTGGGCGCGGTGACGGCCTACTCCGTCGCCTCGCTCGATCGGGTCAACCATCAGCTGGTCCAGATCATGCGCTCGCGGGAAGCGGTGGCCGACCTGCGCCTCACGCTGGCCCAGGTCGGCGATCCGCTCGGCGGCCACATCCTCGGGCGCGATCCGGGGAGCCGGGAGCGGTTCGAGGGGCTCATCCGCGATGCCGAAGCGAAGCTCCGGTCGTGTTCGGCGGCGCCCTGCCACCTCTCCACTCGGACCCCCGAGAACATGGCGGAGGCGCTGACGCCCCTGATCGCGCGCGTCAAGGCGGAGGGGCGGCGGGTCTTCGAGGCAGGGCCGCAGCACGGGACGGTGCATGCCGAGATGGTCCGCCAATCCATCGGGCGCCTGAGGGATGCGGTCGAGCCCATGCTGGCCGCGGAGCGAGTCAGCGCCGACGAGCTGGATCGGGCGGCCGAAGCGGTGGAGTGGCGAGCGTGGTTCCTGGCCGGCCTGCTGACCATCGGTATCTCCCTCGGCGGGTCCACCGCCGCCATCATCCTCGCCCGGCGCATCTCGCGGCCTCTGTCGGACCTGGTCTCCGGGACCCGCCGGGTCGTGGCGGGCGACTGGGCCTACCAGGCGAACGTCGCGGCCCCCGCGGAGATCGGCGAGCTGGCGGTCTCGTTCAACGCCATGGTCCACGAGATCCGCCAGCAGCGAGAGCAGCTGGAGGAGCAGAACCGCACCCTCGAGGCGCGCGTGCGCCGGCGGACCGAGGCGCTGAGGCAGAAGGAGCAGGCGCTGGTCCAGTCCGAGAAGCTCGCCTCGCTCGGCCTCCTGGCGGCGGGCGTCGCCCACGAGCTCAACAACCCGCTCACGAGCATCGTGATGAACGCCAACCTGCTGAGCGAGGAGGTGGGCGAGGGCTCGCCGCTCCACAGGGAGCTCAGGAAGATCGACGCCGACGCGGGGCGCTGCCGGCGGATCATCGAGGATCTCCGGGCCTTCGCCCGCCTGCGACACTTGCAGAAGGTCCCCGGCGATGTGGCAGCCGTGGTCGACCAGGCCGTGTCGCTGGTGGCGCATGAGATGTCGCGGCGCCAGGTGCATGTCCGGAGGGACCTCGCGCCTGATCTTCCCAAGGTCGCCTGGGATCCCGACCGGATGGTCCAGGTGCTGAGCAACCTCCTGGTCAACTCGGCACAGGCCCTGGGCCGAGGGGGCCGCATCGTGATCAGGGGGCAGTGCGACGACGGCTGGCTGAGGCTCGAGGTCGAGGACAATGGGGTGGGGATTCCCGCCGAGCACCGGGGGAGGGTGTTCGACCCGTTCTTCACCACCAAGCCCGACGGCACCGGCCTGGGTCTGTCCATCAGCCACGGCATCGTGAACGAGCACGGCGGGCGCATCGAGGTGGACAGCCGCACCCGGGAGGAGGTGGGGGGCGGCGGGGAGACGGGGACCACGGTGCGGGTGATCGTGCCGATCGGGGAGAAGACGGCATGAGCCCACCCGATCCCGGCAGGGTCCTGGTGGTGGACGACGAGCCGAACATCACCGACTCGGTGAAGCGGGCGCTGGAGCGCGTGGGGTACGCGGTGGAGGTGGCGTCGGACCCCGAGCAGGCCTGGACCCGCGTCGAGCAGACAGCCCCCGACGTGGTCCTCTGTGACGTGCGGCTGCAGGAGGCCGACGGCATGGCGCTCCTCGGCCGGATCCAGGAGTGCTACCCCGAGATCGCCGTGATCATGATGACCGGGTACGCCTCCGTGGAGTCGGCGGTCAGCGCCATCAAGGCCGGGGCTCTCGACTATCTCGCCAAGCCCTTCAACCCGGACCAGCTGCGCCATGCCGTGGCCAGGGCGATGGAGCAACGGCGGCTGGTCGAGGAGAACCTCTACCTCAAGTCCGAGCTGGAGCAGGTCGCCCACGGCCGCTTCCTGATCGGCCAGAGCCTCACGATGCAGCGGCTCTTCGACAGCGCGCGGACGGTGGCCTGCACCGACAGCAGCGTGCTGATCACGGGCAAGAGCGGGACCGGGAAGGAGGTCCTGGCGCGGTTCATCCACGCCTCGAGCATCCGGCAGAACCGCCCCTTCGTCACGGTCAACTGCGCTGCGATCCCCGCCAACCTCCTCGAGTCCGAGCTCTTCGGTCACAGCCGCGGGGCCTTCACCGGCGCCGTTTCCAGCCGCCGGGGCTCCTTCGAGCTGGCCCACGGGGGGACGCTGTTCCTGGACGAGATCGGCGAGATGCCGCTGGACATGCAGGTGAAGATCCTGCGGGCGCTGGAGGAGCGCCAGGTCAAGCGGGTCGGATGGGAGGAGGCCATCACGGTCGACGTACGGATCATCACCGCCACCAACAAGGAGCTGGAGCAGGAGACCCGGGCCGGGCGCTTCCGCGAGGACCTCTACTGGCGGCTGAACGTGGTCCACTTCGTGGTGCCGCCCCTGTGCGAGCGGCCGGAGGACGTGATCCCGCTGGCCCGCCACTTCCTGGCCTCCTACGCGCGGGAGCAGAAGAAGCCCGTGGCTGACTTCTCGCCCGATGCGCTGGAGGCCTTCACCCACTACGACTGGCCGGGGAACGTGCGCGAGCTTCGCAATGCCGTGGAGCGCGCCGTGATCTTCGCGGAGGCCGGCAAGCCCATCCGGCTTTCCCACCTGCCGCCCCATCTCCGCCAGGGGGCCCCCAGGGCCACGCCGGCACCAGCGGCCAAGTCCTTCCGCACTCTGCGGGAGCTCGAGACAGATTACATCCGCGAGGTCCTCGAGGCCTGCGGCGGCAGCCGCACCAAGGCGGCCGAGATCCTCGGCCTGTCCGTCGTCACGCTCTGGCGCCGGCTCAAGAAGGAGGACCCAGAAGCCGACGAGGGTCTGATCGGCGCCTGACCCGCCCCTGCGTTCTGCAAGACCACCCCGCACTCGCGCGGGGCCCTCGCGGTGCTTTTCGAGCTGTTGCGCTCCTGCCGGGCTGCCGCCACTGGCGGGCCGACGGTGCCTGGATGCCCATTTCAATCTGCAAGCCCGGCCCCCGCTCGTGAAAGGTTCTGGCCTCCCGACATTTCAGGTGGTTAGAGGATCCCCATTTCAAAGTGAAGTGACCTCTCTCATTTGTATGCCGGGCTTTACACTTCACGCGCTCGCGATGCTTCACAAGTAGGTGCTTTATTGAGAGTTTCTCAAAGCATCCGCGTCGCCTGCGGCACCGATCTTGCCCTGTGAGGGGCGTATGAAGCCGGATCACGCGCCCGCGATGGCCGTGAAAGGGCAGGTGGGACAGGTGCTCAAGTCCATCGAGCATCCGGGAGGGAGGGTGAGCCTGCACTTCCGTCGGGGGGGGCTGGACGTCATGGTCGTCGAGGTCGAGGGGGGCAGCTCACTGGTCGAGGCCACGCTCTGGGGCCACAGCTCGTGGCACCTGGTGCTCGAGGGCCAGGCCGCCTTTCACCTCGGGGACAAGTGCTGGGAGCTCCTTCCGGAAGAATCCCTCCGCGTCGACGGGTCCACCCCCTACACGATCGTGAACCCGTCCCCCGACCGTGTGAGGTTGCTGAGCATCGTGGCGACCGGCGATCCGGATGGCCCGGAGGAACCATGGTGAGCGGGGCCGGGACAGCGGCGCGTGCCCGGACTGCGCTGGCGCTCCTCGGACTGGCCTTCCTCATGCTGGGAGCGGGGCCGCCCCGGACGGTGGTGGCAGTGGCGGCTCCCGCTGCGACGGCGACCACGGTCGCCGCGGCGACGCCTGTGCGGTTGCAGCCGGTGCGGCTGGTGTACCGCCAGATGGAAGGCACCTATCTCAAGGCCCCCCGCGGCGTGTTCGTGGACCAGCGCCGCGGCGAGGTCTATGTCGCCGACACGCTGAACGACCTGGTCGCGGTCTATGACCGCAACGGCCTGCCGCTCTTCGCCTTCGGTTACAACGGGGAGTTCAGGGAGCCCATGAAGGCCGTCGTCGACGGCCGCGGGCGGATCTACGTCCTCGCCGGCATCGGCCGGAAGCTCTCGGTGTTCAGTTACCGCGGCGAGTTCCTGCACGCCTTCCCTTTCGCCGGCCTCACGGGAAAGCCCGTGCCCACGGCTCTGACCGCGGATAGCGAGGGCAACATCTATATCGCCGATCAGACGAGCGGGCAGCTCCTCGTCTACGACGCGGATCAGCGCCTGCGGGTCAGGTTCGGGAGCGGCCGGGACGGGGATGGTCGCTTCCAGGCCGTCCAGGCCATCGCCGTGGACCGCAAGGGCCAGATCTACGTGGCCGACGCCCAGGGCATGCCGGTGCAGGTCTTCAGCCCCGAGGGGCGCTTCTTGCGGGGCTGGGGCGAGCATGCCACCGGCCCCCAGAACTTCTCACTCCCCGCCGGTCTGGCGGTGGATGCCGAGGGGCGGATCATCGTCGTGGACACGATTCGGCAGGTGATCAGCGTCTTCAGCCCTGACGGTGTCTTCCTCGGCCGTCACGGGGGCATGGGCTTCGCCCCCGGCACGATGGCCTTTCCCACCGACATCGCCAGCGACGGGGAGCGGCGCCTCTACGTGGTGGAGCGCGTGGGGAGCCGGCTCCAGATCCTGGACGAAGAAGCGGGGCCGGCGTTCCGGCCGCCGGCCGCCGGGGACAGACAGGCGCCCCAGCGCACGCGGGAGGAGATCAGGCGCTCGCTGGGCGACCTCGTGAGGACGACGCCATGAACCGCCGCCGCCCGCCTCCATTCAAGCGCGAGGATTTCCGGCGCTCACGCAGTGACGAAGTGAGAGTCCACAAGGAGGGACAGACGATGAGACGACTACTGATCGCGCTTGCCGCCTTCGCTGCCGTCGCGCTGTGGGGCGGGATCGCGATGGCCGGCGAGTACCATTCTGGCCAGACCCTCTACTGCTACGACTGCCACACCATGCACTTCAGTCAGGCCCACAAGTTCGGCAGCGGGGACGCTCCCAGCAGCACTCCGGCCCCCGGCGGCGACTGGCTGGGCACGACGGGCCCCAACCACTTCCTCCTCAAGGCGCCGGCCAACGAGCTGTGCATGGCCTGCCACGACGGCCAGAGCTTCGCGCCGGACGTGGTGGCAGCCAACGCCAATGCCTCGCCCACGCAGGGGCGCCAGGCGGGCGCTGTGAACAGCGGCGCAGCCTCGGGGGACTATGCGGCGTGGAAGGGCCACACGCTCGGCGCGACGTCGGCACCGCCCGGATATAACCCGAGCGCCATCGGGGCCGCGGACTGGTACAACGCCGCCGGCGGCCTCGAGTGCATCAGCTGCCACGCCCAGCACGGGCCGGCCACCTCCTACAGGAACCTCGGCCCCTACGCCCTCGGGGGTGTGGCGAGCAGCGCGCGGCCGACCTACACGATCAACACCGCCAATGACACCACCAAGGACGTGTGGGTCAATCTCGCGTCCTACGCGGCGGGCTCCGGCGCCGCGGCGACGTTCAACCCCTACTACGACAGGGCCACCGTCAACTTCAACCGGAACGACGCCACCGTGGGCAGCCTGAAGACCAGCAACAAGCTGGGCACCTTCTGCGCCGCCTGCCACGCCAACTTCCACGGGGGGCCGGGCGACGCGAATATCGGCGCCAGCGACGCGGCGCTGGACGGGTTCATCCGCCACCCGACCTCGCAGGTCACCATCGGGGCCGCCGGGGCGCAGGGCTACGGCGGGCACTCGAGCTTCAACCGGTACCGGGACGCGACGACGAAGGTGAAGACCTTCAGCAACAACAGCGACTGGACGAATGCGTCGCCGGGCTGCATCACCTGCCACAAGGCCCACGGGAACAACAACCCGTTCGGCCTGATCTTCCTGAACCGCGCGGCAGCCTCGGTGGACGAGGAAGGCGGTCTCGGCGCCGGGCAGACCGCGAGCCTCCCGACGGGCATGCGGAATCTCTGCGGCCAGTGCCACGGCCAGGGGAACTAGCCCGGCAGCCGCGTAGCAGATAGACGCTGAGCGGGGCGGGGGCCCTCGGGCCTCCGCCCCGCCCGGAGGCGTGAGGGGGCGATGGGAAAGCGCGGATGTGCCCTGGTCCTGAGCGCGGCCCTCGGATTGCTCGCCGCGACGGCCGCCGTGGCCGGCGAGTACCACTACGGCGCGACGCTGGTGTGCGCCGACTGCCACACCATGCACTACAGCCAGCAGCATGCCTACGACAGCGGCGACCCCGCCACGCCCGCGCTTCCGTCGGGGGGGCCGCGCGAGTACCTGCTCCGCAACCGCGACAGTCTCCTCTGTCTCAGCTGCCACGACGGGCAGACCTTCGCCCCTGACGTGCTGGGCGCAAACACGGGCACCCATGTGCGCCAGGCGGGCGCGCTGCCCACGGGTGCGCCGCCCCACGAGGCGTGGAAGGGGCACAGCATCGGCGTGACGGCCGTGCCTCCCGGCGGCGCCATGAGCCTCAAGCTGCAGTGCGTGAACTGTCACGAGCCCCATGGCTCCGCCTACTACCGGAACCTCGTCGGCAGCGCCGCCCAGGTCACCTACGCGAAGGGGACCAACGACACGACGAAGGCGGTGTTCCTGCGCTCGTGGACGCTCGGGGCCATCGCCACCAACTACTCCGTCGACAACGTGGACTACAACGAGCCCAACCCGCAGCAGTCCGCCATGGGGCGCCTCTGCAAGGGCTGCCACACGGACTTCCACGGCGTCCAGGGCGACTGGAACATGGGCGGCGCCGGCGGCACCGAGTGGCTGCGCCATCCCACGGGCGACGTCAACATCGGCGCCGCGGGTGGCGGGCACTCGAGCCTGGACCGGTTCAGGAACGGCCTCTACCGCGTCAAGGTGCTGAGCCCGTCGGGGGACTGGGGCAGTCAGGGCGCGCCGTGGCCGGCCGCGCCGGCCACCCTCACGCCGACCTGCATCAGCTGCCACAAGGCGCACGGCAACC
Protein-coding sequences here:
- a CDS encoding PepSY domain-containing protein; this translates as MRRILSTAVVAASVLVVAGAALAYMGPGRMGMGPGSMMGPGMMGPGAMGGAAAPGMCPGMAAAQTQAPARVTQEEAKALVEAYAQEHLPGFTVEKVLPFGGRGMLAYQVELKGPKGETRTLHVNPWGNVMPFPGSATR
- a CDS encoding DUF2304 domain-containing protein translates to MTLHQTVFSILTSVVVFVLILELIRRRRLREEYAWLWLLTGVAMILLVAWPRLLAGITRMIGAVAPLTTLLIFSTLFLLMIAVHYSLIISKLTTQVQNLSQEVALLSARVDGAGEA
- a CDS encoding glycosyltransferase; the encoded protein is MKILAVVSALDLRLAVGATSAWWQLFKGLYEVGAEVVATPYAGEPVESPWWRAYPNPCRHEARAFVALAAAQARLRRARPGARASALVRALVRGWVLPRWQRHLTRVLEAERDVDAVLVVNVPANHFTGLPALLRRRFSVPVFYLDGDMPMSLPAFGGYASGVRGYDLADLSEYDAVITNSRAAGAEMLRMGARQAHTLHFAADADLFFPAAVAEDVDVFFYGFGAEQREGAIRHMVAQPSRDLPARFVVGGARLVADLGRAERIGPVPTSRLRHWAGRSRLNLNIVRRPHATFAASSCMRLFELAAMACCVVSNPTAGIEEWLEPDREVVVAPEDEPAAGLYRALLADPGRRRAIGEAARRRVLEEHTYRHRARTLVSYLGGPARS
- a CDS encoding HAMP domain-containing protein; translated protein: MLARLLIGFLAVIVASTVLLGAVTAYSVASLDRVNHQLVQIMRSREAVADLRLTLAQVGDPLGGHILGRDPGSRERFEGLIRDAEAKLRSCSAAPCHLSTRTPENMAEALTPLIARVKAEGRRVFEAGPQHGTVHAEMVRQSIGRLRDAVEPMLAAERVSADELDRAAEAVEWRAWFLAGLLTIGISLGGSTAAIILARRISRPLSDLVSGTRRVVAGDWAYQANVAAPAEIGELAVSFNAMVHEIRQQREQLEEQNRTLEARVRRRTEALRQKEQALVQSEKLASLGLLAAGVAHELNNPLTSIVMNANLLSEEVGEGSPLHRELRKIDADAGRCRRIIEDLRAFARLRHLQKVPGDVAAVVDQAVSLVAHEMSRRQVHVRRDLAPDLPKVAWDPDRMVQVLSNLLVNSAQALGRGGRIVIRGQCDDGWLRLEVEDNGVGIPAEHRGRVFDPFFTTKPDGTGLGLSISHGIVNEHGGRIEVDSRTREEVGGGGETGTTVRVIVPIGEKTA
- a CDS encoding sigma-54-dependent Fis family transcriptional regulator, encoding MSPPDPGRVLVVDDEPNITDSVKRALERVGYAVEVASDPEQAWTRVEQTAPDVVLCDVRLQEADGMALLGRIQECYPEIAVIMMTGYASVESAVSAIKAGALDYLAKPFNPDQLRHAVARAMEQRRLVEENLYLKSELEQVAHGRFLIGQSLTMQRLFDSARTVACTDSSVLITGKSGTGKEVLARFIHASSIRQNRPFVTVNCAAIPANLLESELFGHSRGAFTGAVSSRRGSFELAHGGTLFLDEIGEMPLDMQVKILRALEERQVKRVGWEEAITVDVRIITATNKELEQETRAGRFREDLYWRLNVVHFVVPPLCERPEDVIPLARHFLASYAREQKKPVADFSPDALEAFTHYDWPGNVRELRNAVERAVIFAEAGKPIRLSHLPPHLRQGAPRATPAPAAKSFRTLRELETDYIREVLEACGGSRTKAAEILGLSVVTLWRRLKKEDPEADEGLIGA
- a CDS encoding cupin domain-containing protein, with the protein product MKPDHAPAMAVKGQVGQVLKSIEHPGGRVSLHFRRGGLDVMVVEVEGGSSLVEATLWGHSSWHLVLEGQAAFHLGDKCWELLPEESLRVDGSTPYTIVNPSPDRVRLLSIVATGDPDGPEEPW